One Desulfuromonadales bacterium genomic window carries:
- the cheB gene encoding chemotaxis-specific protein-glutamate methyltransferase CheB gives MVQVLIADDSLLTRMVLKDLLAKDPEIRVIAEVSDGRQAVAETIRLRPDLVIMDVLMPVMDGLEAVTEIMASCPTPILVLSANIDPTDSRSAFSAIQRGALDVMEKPQGVVTEAFEEIAARLVEKVKFLARVKVIHHFRRQRPPLPKLAPPADGPRDILAIGASTGGPKAVMRLMKDLPRESKARVLIVQHIARGFAPGFAEWLDRESPFRVRLARDGDALETGVALVAPNNVHMEVRNERVCLIDTPPVNCCRPSIDVLYRSLASGALAPSVVAVLLTGMGRDGADGMADLKRRGSYTIAQDESTCAVFGMPKAAIALGVVDQTLPLSAIPAALAQLLRR, from the coding sequence ATGGTCCAAGTTCTCATCGCAGACGACTCGCTGCTGACGCGGATGGTCCTCAAGGATCTCCTGGCGAAGGACCCGGAAATCAGGGTGATTGCCGAGGTCAGTGACGGCCGCCAGGCGGTGGCGGAAACCATCCGGCTGCGCCCCGACCTGGTTATCATGGACGTGCTGATGCCGGTCATGGACGGCCTGGAGGCGGTGACCGAAATCATGGCCAGTTGTCCGACGCCGATCCTGGTCCTCTCGGCCAACATCGATCCCACCGACAGTCGCAGCGCTTTCAGCGCCATCCAGCGCGGCGCCCTCGACGTCATGGAGAAACCCCAGGGGGTGGTAACCGAGGCTTTCGAGGAGATCGCTGCCCGGCTGGTGGAAAAGGTCAAGTTTCTCGCCCGGGTCAAGGTGATCCATCACTTCCGTCGCCAGCGTCCGCCGCTTCCCAAGCTGGCTCCACCCGCGGACGGTCCCCGGGACATTCTGGCCATCGGTGCCTCCACCGGCGGGCCGAAGGCGGTCATGCGGCTGATGAAGGATCTGCCCCGCGAAAGCAAGGCGAGGGTGCTCATCGTCCAGCACATCGCCCGCGGCTTCGCCCCCGGGTTCGCCGAGTGGCTCGACCGGGAAAGTCCGTTCCGGGTTCGTCTGGCCCGCGATGGCGATGCTCTGGAAACGGGGGTGGCGCTGGTCGCTCCCAACAACGTCCACATGGAAGTGCGGAACGAACGGGTCTGTCTGATCGACACGCCGCCCGTCAACTGCTGCCGTCCGTCGATCGATGTCCTCTACCGGTCGCTGGCCAGCGGTGCCCTGGCCCCTTCCGTGGTGGCGGTTCTGCTGACCGGCATGGGTCGGGACGGAGCCGACGGAATGGCCGATCTCAAGCGCCGGGGCAGTTACACCATTGCCCAGGACGAGTCGACCTGCGCCGTCTTCGGCATGCCGAAGGCCGCCATCGCCCTGGGGGTGGTCGATCAGACGCTCCCCCTGTCCGCTATCCCGGCCGCCCTTGCCCAGTTGCTGCGGCGCTGA